Proteins encoded together in one Bacteroides zoogleoformans window:
- a CDS encoding glycoside hydrolase family 2 TIM barrel-domain containing protein, producing the protein MKQHFITALFAASALTVGAQSFNEWRDPEVNAVNRAPMHTNYFAYESADAAARAVKEQSSNYMTLNGTWKFFWVRDADARPVDFWKQGFNDKGWSDMPVPGVWELNGFGDPIYVNVGYAWRNQFENNPPYVPTANNHVGSYRREVTVPAHWNGKDIIAHFGSVTSNLYLWVNGCYVGYSEDSKLEAEFNLTPYLRPGQKNLIAFQVFRWCDGTYLEDQDFFRYSGVGRDCYLYARDKKRIEDIRVTPDLDADYKNGSLRVAVSRKGSGDVHLELLDAAGKQVAAQTVRGGVAVITVDNPHKWTAETPYLYTLRATMQGSGEVIPVKVGFRKIELKDAQILVNGRPVLFKGVDRHEMDPDGGYVVSPQRMMQDIQIMKKFNINAVRTCHYPDANLWYDLCDKYGIYVVAEANVESHGMGYGDKTLAKDPAYQKAHLERNLRNVQRGFNHPGIIFWSLGNEAGYGPNFEAAYDLVKAEDPSRAVQYEQARKDGKTDIFCPMYYTYEACKTYCEDASQTKPMIQCEYAHAMGNSEGGFKEYWDLVRKYPKFQGGFIWDFVDQSVRWKGKNGRTIYAYGGDFNRFDATDGNFCDNGLISPDRVPNPHMYEVGHFYQSIWTTPADLQHGEVAVYNENFFRDLSAYYLEWEVLKNGKVIRTGRVDNLHVAPQQTANVKLDWGNTCQCAEWLLNVSYKLKNREGLLPAGHAVAKQQLTLNPYKAPAMEPANAETVNTPAVAPRMQENDRNFLIVGNDAFRAEFSKRSGYLTKYEVNGLDMIKEGGALMPNFWRAPTDNDFGAGLQRKYAAWKNPEIKLTSLKQRVEDKRVIVEAAYDMPGVSAKLNLTYVITNAGAIRVTQKLTADKDANVSNLFRFGMQLPMPRSFHTVEYYGRGPIENYIDRNHATDLGVYRQSVAEQFYSYIRPQETGTKTDIRWWKTLDAAGNGVQVVAAEPFSASALHYTIESLDEGAEKRNGHSPEVEEADLTNFCIDKVQMGLGCENSWGRIPRPEYLLPYGDYEFTFILSPVKHEVGLD; encoded by the coding sequence ATGAAGCAACATTTCATTACCGCTTTGTTTGCCGCTTCGGCCTTGACGGTCGGCGCACAGTCTTTCAACGAATGGCGCGACCCCGAGGTGAACGCCGTGAACCGTGCCCCGATGCACACCAACTATTTCGCTTATGAGTCGGCCGATGCTGCCGCTCGCGCAGTAAAAGAACAATCGTCCAACTACATGACGCTGAACGGCACCTGGAAATTCTTCTGGGTGAGAGACGCCGATGCCCGTCCTGTCGACTTCTGGAAACAAGGTTTCAACGACAAGGGATGGAGCGATATGCCCGTGCCCGGCGTGTGGGAGCTGAACGGCTTCGGCGACCCTATCTACGTGAATGTAGGCTATGCTTGGCGTAATCAGTTCGAGAACAACCCTCCGTACGTGCCGACAGCGAACAACCACGTAGGCTCCTACCGGCGTGAAGTGACGGTGCCCGCCCACTGGAACGGCAAGGACATCATTGCCCATTTCGGTTCAGTGACCTCTAACCTCTATCTGTGGGTCAACGGGTGCTATGTGGGGTATAGCGAGGACAGCAAGCTGGAAGCGGAATTCAATCTGACTCCTTACCTGAGGCCGGGGCAGAAGAACCTGATAGCTTTCCAAGTGTTCCGCTGGTGCGACGGAACGTACCTCGAAGACCAGGACTTCTTCCGTTATAGCGGTGTGGGCCGCGACTGCTACCTCTATGCACGCGACAAGAAGCGCATCGAGGACATCCGCGTAACGCCCGATTTGGATGCCGACTACAAGAACGGCTCCTTGCGTGTGGCTGTCAGCCGGAAAGGCAGCGGCGATGTACATCTGGAGTTGCTCGACGCGGCGGGCAAGCAGGTGGCTGCGCAGACGGTGCGCGGCGGCGTTGCGGTGATAACGGTGGACAATCCGCATAAGTGGACGGCCGAGACCCCTTATCTGTACACCTTGCGCGCCACGATGCAGGGCAGCGGCGAAGTGATTCCCGTCAAGGTGGGTTTCCGCAAGATAGAGTTGAAAGATGCGCAGATTCTTGTCAATGGCCGGCCGGTACTTTTCAAGGGTGTGGATCGTCATGAGATGGATCCGGACGGCGGCTATGTGGTATCGCCCCAACGCATGATGCAGGACATCCAGATAATGAAGAAGTTCAACATCAATGCCGTGCGCACCTGCCACTATCCCGACGCCAACCTCTGGTACGACCTTTGCGACAAGTACGGCATTTACGTCGTGGCCGAGGCCAACGTAGAATCTCACGGCATGGGCTACGGCGACAAGACCCTTGCCAAAGACCCCGCCTATCAGAAGGCCCACCTGGAGCGCAACCTGCGCAACGTGCAGCGCGGCTTCAATCACCCCGGCATCATCTTCTGGTCGTTGGGCAACGAGGCGGGCTATGGACCCAACTTCGAGGCTGCCTACGACCTGGTGAAGGCCGAAGACCCGAGCCGGGCCGTGCAATACGAGCAGGCCCGCAAGGATGGCAAGACCGACATCTTCTGCCCGATGTATTACACCTACGAGGCCTGCAAGACCTATTGCGAAGACGCGTCGCAAACCAAACCGATGATTCAATGCGAGTACGCCCACGCCATGGGAAACTCCGAAGGCGGATTCAAAGAATACTGGGACTTGGTGCGCAAGTATCCCAAATTCCAGGGAGGATTCATCTGGGACTTTGTCGACCAGTCGGTGCGTTGGAAGGGTAAGAACGGCCGGACGATTTATGCCTACGGAGGCGACTTCAACCGCTTCGACGCCACCGACGGCAATTTCTGTGATAACGGCCTGATAAGCCCCGACCGTGTGCCCAATCCTCACATGTACGAGGTAGGGCATTTCTATCAGAGCATTTGGACCACTCCCGCTGATTTGCAACACGGCGAAGTGGCTGTGTACAACGAGAACTTCTTCCGCGACCTTTCCGCTTATTATCTGGAATGGGAGGTGCTGAAAAACGGTAAGGTGATTCGCACGGGGCGGGTGGACAACCTCCATGTGGCTCCCCAACAGACGGCGAACGTCAAGCTCGATTGGGGCAACACCTGCCAGTGCGCCGAGTGGTTGCTGAACGTTTCCTATAAACTGAAGAACCGTGAGGGACTGCTCCCCGCCGGGCATGCCGTGGCCAAGCAGCAGCTTACGCTGAATCCGTATAAGGCTCCCGCCATGGAGCCGGCAAACGCGGAGACCGTGAACACGCCCGCCGTAGCTCCGCGGATGCAGGAAAACGACCGTAACTTCCTCATCGTGGGCAATGACGCTTTCCGTGCGGAGTTCAGCAAGCGCAGCGGCTACCTGACCAAATACGAGGTGAACGGGCTGGACATGATAAAAGAGGGAGGCGCCCTGATGCCCAACTTCTGGCGCGCGCCGACGGACAATGACTTCGGTGCCGGCCTGCAACGCAAGTACGCCGCGTGGAAGAACCCCGAAATCAAACTGACGTCGCTCAAACAGCGCGTCGAGGACAAGCGGGTGATTGTGGAGGCCGCCTATGACATGCCCGGCGTTTCGGCCAAGCTGAACCTGACCTACGTCATCACCAACGCCGGCGCCATCAGGGTGACACAGAAACTGACGGCCGACAAGGACGCCAACGTTTCCAACCTCTTCCGCTTCGGCATGCAGCTGCCCATGCCCCGCTCGTTCCACACGGTGGAATATTACGGCCGCGGCCCGATAGAGAACTACATCGACCGTAACCATGCCACCGACCTTGGCGTCTATCGCCAGAGCGTGGCCGAGCAGTTCTACTCCTACATCCGTCCGCAGGAGACCGGCACGAAGACCGACATCCGCTGGTGGAAGACACTCGATGCGGCCGGAAACGGCGTGCAGGTGGTGGCAGCCGAACCTTTCTCGGCGTCGGCATTGCACTACACCATCGAGTCGCTGGACGAAGGAGCGGAGAAACGCAACGGCCACTCGCCCGAAGTGGAAGAGGCCGACCTGACGAATTTCTGCATCGACAAGGTGCAGATGGGACTGGGATGCGAGAACAGCTGGGGGCGCATCCCACGCCCGGAATACCTGTTGCCGTACGGCGATTACGAATTTACGTTCATCCTCTCGCCGGTGAAGCATGAGGTAGGGCTTGATTAA
- a CDS encoding glycoside hydrolase family 127 protein — MKRVSVCALAVVAAGAVWAQKQTALHSGYPIEPVPFTSVKVTDGFWGQRLKASREVTVPLAFSKCEETGRYENFVKAAHPSDEYKVGGLSFDDTDVYKTIEGASYLLQTYPDEKLKKYIDSVLVIVAAAQEPDGYLYTARTMNPKHPHGWAGAERWSKVEVLSHEFYNLGHMVEGAVAHYQATGKRNFLDIAIRYADCVCRNIGDKPGQERLVPGHQIAEMALVRLYTVTGDRKYLDQAKFFLDARGTTTIKDRYSQSHIPVLEQDEAVGHAVRAGYMYSGMADVAAITGDSSYIKAIDKIWENIVGKKLYITGGVGARHQGEAFGDNYELPNLTAYNETCAAIANVYLNYRLFLLHGDAKYFDVLERTLYNGLISGVSLDGGKFFYPNPLSCDGKYRFNADHTITRQPWFGCACCPSNISRFIPSLPGYVYAVKDDKVYVNLFLSNRAALKVNKNDIVLEQQTSYPWEGDIRLTVAKGGGQFGMNIRIPGWVRGSVLPSDLYSYADDRKPVYRVSVNGSLVQGELANGYLCVERKWKKGDVVEIHFDMPARVVKANDKVEADRGRVAVERGPIVYCAEWADNAFDLNSVVLNRRPEFQVVERPDMLCGINQITTAAQTLSRDAAGKLSLKDVKLTLIPYYAWAHRGEGRMDVWLPIEIITLPL; from the coding sequence ATGAAAAGAGTATCAGTATGCGCACTCGCCGTTGTGGCGGCAGGCGCGGTATGGGCACAAAAACAGACGGCCCTTCATTCGGGCTATCCGATAGAGCCGGTTCCCTTTACTTCCGTCAAAGTGACGGACGGCTTCTGGGGGCAGCGTCTCAAGGCGAGCCGTGAGGTCACGGTCCCGTTGGCCTTCAGCAAATGCGAGGAGACCGGACGTTACGAGAACTTTGTCAAGGCGGCTCATCCCAGCGACGAATATAAGGTGGGAGGCCTTTCCTTCGACGATACGGATGTGTATAAAACCATCGAGGGAGCCAGCTACCTGCTTCAGACCTATCCTGACGAGAAGCTGAAGAAGTATATCGACAGTGTGCTGGTCATCGTTGCCGCCGCGCAGGAGCCGGACGGCTATCTTTACACCGCCCGCACCATGAACCCGAAGCATCCGCACGGATGGGCGGGAGCGGAACGATGGTCCAAGGTGGAAGTGCTGAGCCATGAATTCTACAATCTGGGGCATATGGTAGAGGGCGCCGTGGCGCATTATCAGGCCACGGGTAAACGCAACTTCCTCGACATCGCCATCCGCTATGCCGACTGCGTGTGCAGGAATATCGGCGATAAACCGGGACAGGAACGCCTCGTGCCGGGACATCAGATAGCCGAAATGGCGTTGGTGCGCCTTTATACGGTGACGGGCGACAGGAAATATCTGGATCAGGCCAAGTTCTTCCTCGACGCACGCGGAACCACCACCATTAAAGACCGCTATTCCCAGTCGCACATACCGGTTTTGGAACAGGACGAGGCGGTGGGACATGCCGTCCGCGCCGGCTATATGTATTCCGGCATGGCGGACGTGGCTGCCATTACGGGCGACAGTTCCTACATCAAGGCCATCGACAAGATATGGGAGAACATCGTCGGCAAGAAGCTATACATCACGGGCGGAGTGGGTGCCCGCCATCAAGGAGAGGCCTTCGGCGACAATTATGAGCTGCCCAACCTGACGGCCTACAACGAAACCTGCGCGGCCATTGCCAATGTTTACCTCAATTACCGTCTTTTTCTGTTGCATGGCGATGCCAAATACTTCGACGTGCTGGAACGTACGCTCTATAACGGATTGATTTCGGGCGTCTCGCTGGACGGCGGCAAATTCTTCTACCCCAATCCGCTGTCGTGCGACGGTAAGTACAGGTTCAACGCCGACCACACCATTACCCGCCAGCCATGGTTCGGTTGTGCTTGTTGCCCCAGCAACATCAGCCGCTTCATTCCTTCGCTTCCGGGCTATGTCTATGCGGTGAAGGATGATAAGGTGTATGTCAACCTTTTCCTTTCCAACCGGGCTGCGTTGAAGGTGAACAAGAACGACATCGTGCTGGAACAGCAGACTTCTTACCCTTGGGAGGGAGACATCCGCCTGACGGTGGCGAAAGGCGGCGGACAATTCGGCATGAACATCCGTATTCCGGGCTGGGTGCGCGGCAGTGTGCTTCCGAGCGACTTGTACTCCTATGCCGACGACCGGAAACCTGTCTATCGGGTGTCGGTAAACGGCAGTCTGGTGCAGGGCGAATTGGCGAACGGCTATCTCTGCGTAGAGCGTAAGTGGAAGAAAGGAGATGTTGTGGAGATTCACTTCGACATGCCTGCGCGTGTGGTGAAAGCCAACGACAAGGTGGAAGCCGACCGTGGGCGTGTGGCTGTGGAGCGCGGCCCTATCGTGTATTGTGCCGAATGGGCGGACAACGCTTTCGACCTGAACAGCGTCGTCTTGAACCGCCGGCCCGAATTTCAGGTAGTGGAAAGGCCGGACATGCTTTGCGGCATCAACCAGATTACGACGGCGGCGCAAACGCTGAGCCGCGACGCCGCGGGCAAACTGTCCTTGAAGGATGTGAAGCTGACGCTGATTCCTTATTACGCCTGGGCGCATCGCGGCGAGGGACGCATGGATGTATGGCTGCCGATAGAAATCATTACCCTGCCTTTGTGA
- a CDS encoding alpha-L-arabinofuranosidase C-terminal domain-containing protein, giving the protein MKKLFNLLFVGLLSAWAATSQAGTNRVTNEPDSVYLFSYSHRNGSGGLRFAWSADEHRWFSVADGFAYVNSDFGPWGRAKKMFRPHLMQSRVDGRWHCVWAATETGKAWAYVSSPDLQKWGRQSYFAPSDLDKFVPGDVYPTLEKTALINGVEQDGWVQKVAYGTVGQLIRYAEHKRYRASQNAERMAQDPVRFAGLEALQATVTLKPEKSKKISGHLTGIFFEDINYAADGGLYAELIQNRDFEYAPADRGNDRNWNSTHSWALTDASSATFSVETLRPLHPNNPHYAVLEVKSAPGAGLVNGGFDGIAVKKGEKYDFSLFGKVLEGKGGKVAVKLSDKDGTVIGQASVTITSKDWKRQKAVLTVTADRTDASLGIYPQEAGKFALDMVSLFPQSTFKGRKNGLRADLAQALADLHPRFVRFPGGCVAHGDGVDNIYDWKGSIGPLEARKPLRNLWGYHQTRGLGYFEYFRFCEDIGAEPLPVLAAGVPCQNSGTCAHHSTDELTCMGQQGGIPLEEMDKYIQDVLDLIEYANGDARSTEWGKKRAEAGHPKPFNLKFIGIGNEDMITDVFEERFTLIYNAVRQKHPEITVIGTVGPFHEGTDYEEGWKLATRLGVPVVDEHYYVEPGWLIHNQDYYDRYDRRKPKVYLGEYASHVSGRRNNIETALTEALYLTSIERNGDVVLMTSYAPLLAKEGHTQWNPDLIYFNNTEVKPTVGYYVQQMYGQNAGTEYIPAEVSLSNPSDAVRKRIGVSVVKDDAGDYIVKLANLLPVKVSSRVKLEGISPAGASASATLLAGNPQSEEVKPVSSSFVVEGQEFGYEMPAYSFTVIRVRQGENRHE; this is encoded by the coding sequence ATGAAAAAACTCTTCAATTTATTGTTTGTCGGCTTATTGTCGGCTTGGGCTGCTACTTCGCAAGCCGGAACGAACCGTGTGACGAATGAGCCCGACTCAGTCTATCTCTTCTCTTATTCCCATCGGAATGGCAGCGGAGGATTGCGGTTTGCCTGGAGTGCCGACGAGCACAGATGGTTCAGTGTGGCCGACGGTTTTGCTTATGTCAATTCGGATTTCGGACCGTGGGGCAGGGCGAAGAAAATGTTCAGGCCGCACCTGATGCAGAGCCGTGTGGATGGACGCTGGCATTGTGTATGGGCGGCCACGGAGACGGGCAAAGCATGGGCTTATGTCTCTTCTCCGGATTTGCAGAAGTGGGGGCGGCAGAGCTACTTTGCACCGTCCGACCTCGATAAGTTCGTGCCCGGAGACGTTTATCCGACGTTGGAAAAGACTGCCTTGATAAACGGTGTGGAACAGGACGGATGGGTGCAGAAAGTGGCATACGGCACGGTGGGGCAACTCATTCGCTATGCCGAGCATAAACGCTATCGTGCGTCGCAGAATGCCGAGCGCATGGCACAAGACCCTGTACGTTTTGCCGGACTGGAGGCGTTGCAAGCCACCGTTACGCTGAAGCCCGAAAAGAGCAAGAAGATAAGCGGACACCTGACAGGCATTTTCTTTGAAGACATCAATTATGCAGCCGACGGCGGATTGTATGCGGAATTGATTCAGAACCGCGACTTTGAGTATGCTCCTGCCGACCGAGGTAATGACCGGAACTGGAACAGTACTCATTCCTGGGCTTTGACCGACGCAAGCTCAGCCACGTTCAGCGTGGAAACGCTCCGGCCGCTTCATCCCAACAATCCGCATTATGCCGTTTTGGAAGTGAAGTCCGCACCGGGAGCGGGGCTTGTGAATGGCGGTTTTGACGGCATTGCCGTAAAGAAGGGCGAGAAGTATGATTTTTCACTCTTCGGCAAGGTGCTCGAAGGCAAGGGCGGCAAAGTGGCGGTGAAGTTGTCCGATAAAGATGGAACAGTGATAGGGCAGGCATCCGTCACCATCACTTCGAAAGACTGGAAACGGCAGAAGGCCGTCCTCACTGTGACCGCAGACAGAACCGATGCTTCTTTGGGCATCTATCCGCAGGAGGCCGGCAAATTTGCCCTCGACATGGTTTCCCTCTTTCCGCAGAGCACGTTCAAAGGACGTAAAAACGGCCTCCGCGCCGATTTGGCGCAGGCGCTTGCCGACCTTCATCCCCGTTTCGTCCGTTTCCCCGGAGGATGCGTGGCCCATGGAGACGGAGTGGACAACATCTACGACTGGAAAGGCTCTATCGGCCCTCTCGAGGCCCGCAAGCCGTTGCGCAACCTGTGGGGCTACCACCAGACACGCGGCCTGGGATACTTCGAGTATTTCCGGTTTTGCGAAGACATCGGCGCTGAACCGTTGCCCGTGCTTGCGGCGGGCGTGCCTTGTCAGAACTCAGGCACGTGTGCCCATCATTCAACGGACGAGCTGACTTGCATGGGACAGCAAGGCGGCATCCCCTTGGAAGAGATGGACAAGTACATCCAGGATGTGCTCGACCTGATAGAGTATGCCAACGGCGATGCCCGCAGCACGGAATGGGGAAAGAAACGTGCCGAAGCCGGGCATCCGAAGCCCTTCAACCTGAAGTTCATCGGCATCGGTAACGAAGACATGATAACCGATGTGTTTGAAGAACGCTTTACGCTGATATACAATGCCGTCAGGCAGAAACATCCCGAAATAACAGTCATCGGGACGGTAGGCCCTTTCCATGAAGGCACGGATTACGAGGAAGGCTGGAAGCTGGCCACACGCCTCGGAGTGCCTGTGGTGGACGAGCACTACTACGTGGAGCCGGGCTGGCTCATCCACAATCAGGATTACTACGACCGCTACGACCGCCGCAAGCCCAAGGTGTATCTGGGCGAATACGCCTCTCATGTATCAGGCCGGCGCAACAACATCGAGACGGCCTTGACCGAAGCGCTCTACCTCACCTCGATAGAGCGGAACGGCGACGTGGTACTCATGACCTCTTACGCTCCGCTATTGGCAAAGGAGGGACATACGCAGTGGAACCCCGACTTGATTTACTTCAACAATACGGAAGTGAAGCCTACGGTGGGCTACTATGTCCAACAGATGTACGGGCAGAATGCCGGTACCGAGTACATACCCGCCGAGGTCAGCCTGAGCAACCCGTCGGATGCCGTGCGGAAGCGTATCGGCGTGTCGGTGGTGAAAGACGATGCCGGCGATTATATCGTAAAGCTTGCCAATCTGCTTCCCGTGAAAGTCTCTTCAAGAGTGAAGCTGGAAGGCATTTCTCCGGCAGGCGCATCGGCCTCGGCGACGCTTCTTGCCGGCAATCCTCAAAGCGAAGAGGTTAAGCCCGTATCTTCGTCTTTCGTCGTAGAAGGACAGGAGTTCGGTTATGAGATGCCGGCCTATTCATTCACCGTGATACGTGTACGGCAAGGGGAAAACAGGCATGAATAA
- a CDS encoding glycoside hydrolase family 97 protein — MKNRLRVFAALLMTVILPSAAQDVAVKGPDGKLQVAVWCPDGGEISYAVSYNGKQMLEPSPLGMETNVGNFSNGLKLKGYKVTAIDTLYRQSRIKASNIHYQANELVCSFINGEGKNMQITFRVSNNDLAFRYNLPKEHGKASVTVKSEATGFRFPMQTTTFLSPQSDAMIGWKRTKPSYEEEYKADAPMGVRSQYGHGYTFPCLFRVGESGWVLVSETGVDSRYCGSRLSDAKDGLYNIAFPMPEENNGNGTSEPAFALPGSTPWRTITVGEDLKPIVETTVPWDVVEPRYATTHEYKPGRGTWSWILWQDGSINYDDQVRYIDLAADMGYEYLLVDNWWDKNIGRERMKQLIDHARGKGVDVFLWYSSSGYWNDIEQGPINRMDNSIVRKEEMRWLQSLGVKGIKVDFFGGDKQETMRLYEEILSDADDHGLMVIFHGCTLSRGWERMYPNYVGSEAVLASENLVFNQHFCDNEAFNACLHPFIRNAVGSMEFGGVFLNKRLNRSNDGGTIRRTTDIFQLATAVLFQNPIQNFALAPNNLTDAPQLCLDFMKKVPVTWDETRLIDGYPGKFVVLARRHGHTWYVAAINATQEALNLTLPLPMLQAGENVSLYQDDKKLQPQQKVQKVKADGTVRLTVRPMGGAVLVQ; from the coding sequence ATGAAAAACAGATTGAGAGTATTTGCCGCTTTGCTGATGACGGTCATCTTGCCGTCGGCGGCGCAAGATGTGGCTGTGAAAGGGCCGGACGGCAAATTACAAGTCGCCGTTTGGTGTCCTGATGGCGGTGAGATTTCTTATGCCGTCTCTTACAACGGGAAGCAGATGCTGGAACCTTCGCCTCTGGGCATGGAAACGAATGTGGGGAATTTCAGCAATGGACTGAAACTGAAGGGATACAAAGTGACAGCCATAGACACCCTCTACCGGCAGTCGCGCATCAAGGCTTCGAATATACACTATCAGGCAAACGAATTGGTCTGCTCTTTTATCAATGGCGAGGGGAAGAACATGCAGATAACGTTCCGTGTGAGCAATAACGACCTCGCTTTCCGCTATAACCTGCCCAAAGAGCACGGCAAGGCGAGCGTCACGGTGAAGAGCGAGGCGACGGGATTCCGTTTCCCGATGCAGACCACTACGTTCCTTTCTCCGCAGAGCGACGCCATGATTGGCTGGAAACGTACGAAGCCCAGCTACGAGGAAGAGTATAAAGCCGATGCGCCGATGGGTGTCCGTTCGCAATACGGTCATGGATATACCTTTCCTTGTCTGTTCCGGGTGGGAGAGAGCGGCTGGGTGCTGGTCAGCGAGACCGGAGTGGACAGCCGTTATTGCGGTTCGCGGTTGAGCGATGCAAAGGACGGATTATATAACATAGCCTTCCCCATGCCCGAAGAGAACAACGGGAACGGTACTTCCGAGCCTGCTTTTGCCCTGCCCGGCTCTACGCCCTGGCGCACCATCACGGTGGGCGAGGACTTGAAGCCGATTGTAGAAACCACCGTCCCCTGGGATGTGGTGGAACCGCGCTATGCAACCACACATGAATATAAGCCGGGGCGCGGCACATGGAGCTGGATACTGTGGCAGGATGGAAGCATCAACTACGACGACCAGGTGCGCTACATCGACCTGGCGGCGGACATGGGCTACGAATACTTGCTGGTAGATAACTGGTGGGACAAGAACATCGGCCGCGAGCGGATGAAGCAACTCATAGACCATGCCCGCGGTAAAGGCGTGGACGTCTTTTTATGGTATAGCTCGAGCGGCTACTGGAACGACATCGAGCAAGGACCTATCAACCGGATGGACAACTCCATCGTCCGCAAGGAGGAGATGCGCTGGCTGCAATCGCTCGGCGTGAAGGGCATCAAGGTGGACTTTTTCGGAGGAGATAAGCAGGAGACCATGCGCCTGTATGAGGAGATTCTGAGCGATGCCGACGACCACGGTCTGATGGTGATTTTCCATGGTTGCACCCTGTCCCGCGGCTGGGAGCGGATGTATCCCAACTATGTGGGCAGCGAGGCGGTGCTGGCTTCGGAGAATCTCGTCTTCAATCAGCACTTCTGCGACAACGAGGCGTTCAACGCCTGCCTGCATCCGTTCATCCGCAACGCGGTGGGGAGCATGGAGTTCGGCGGCGTATTCCTGAATAAACGCCTGAACCGGAGCAACGATGGAGGAACGATTCGCCGGACAACGGACATCTTCCAGTTGGCGACTGCCGTATTATTCCAGAACCCCATCCAGAACTTTGCTTTGGCTCCCAACAATCTGACGGATGCCCCTCAACTCTGCCTCGACTTCATGAAGAAAGTGCCTGTCACTTGGGACGAGACGCGACTGATTGACGGCTATCCCGGCAAATTTGTCGTTTTGGCCCGTCGCCACGGCCATACGTGGTATGTGGCCGCCATCAATGCCACGCAAGAGGCGCTGAACTTGACACTGCCTCTTCCGATGTTGCAGGCCGGAGAAAATGTTTCCCTTTACCAGGATGACAAGAAGTTGCAACCGCAGCAGAAGGTGCAGAAGGTCAAGGCTGACGGCACGGTGCGGCTCACCGTCCGGCCTATGGGTGGTGCCGTGCTGGTGCAATAG
- a CDS encoding glycoside hydrolase family 88/105 protein, with protein sequence MKKIFFMLPVFAFYLANTLYAANEPKADDVLGIINRVNAYWQKSHPVHGRSFWDNAAYHTGNMEAFFLTGNPGYYEYSKAWAEHNEWKGAKSDNKAEWKYSYGESDDYVLFGDYQICFQVYADLYSVQPDSAKIARAREVMEYQMSTAENDYWWWADGLYMVMPVMTKMYRITKNPLYLEKLHAYWAYANDIMYDAETGLYYRDAKYIYPKHKSVNGKKDFWARGDGWVLAALAKVLKDLPETAPYRQEYADRFRTMARAVAACQQPQGYWTRSMLDPEHAPGPETSGTAFFTYGLLWGMNNGLLDEGTYRPVVMKAWQYLTAVALQPDGRVGYVQPIGEKAIPGQVVNADSTANFGVGAFLLAACEMVRFLNR encoded by the coding sequence ATGAAGAAGATATTTTTTATGCTACCGGTTTTTGCCTTCTATCTGGCAAACACTTTGTATGCGGCAAATGAGCCTAAAGCCGATGACGTTCTCGGCATCATAAATAGAGTGAATGCTTATTGGCAGAAGTCGCACCCCGTGCATGGCCGTTCCTTTTGGGATAATGCGGCCTATCATACCGGAAACATGGAGGCATTCTTTCTGACGGGTAACCCCGGGTATTATGAATATTCCAAGGCGTGGGCCGAACATAATGAATGGAAAGGAGCCAAGTCCGATAATAAGGCTGAATGGAAATACAGCTACGGCGAGAGCGACGACTATGTGCTCTTCGGCGATTATCAGATCTGCTTCCAAGTATATGCCGATCTCTATTCCGTTCAGCCGGATTCCGCCAAGATAGCCCGTGCGCGTGAAGTGATGGAGTATCAGATGAGTACGGCCGAAAACGATTATTGGTGGTGGGCGGATGGCCTTTATATGGTGATGCCCGTCATGACCAAGATGTATCGGATTACCAAGAATCCGCTCTATTTGGAGAAACTGCATGCGTATTGGGCGTATGCCAACGACATCATGTACGATGCCGAGACCGGTCTTTACTACCGCGACGCCAAGTATATCTACCCCAAACATAAAAGCGTGAATGGCAAAAAAGACTTTTGGGCGCGTGGCGACGGTTGGGTGCTGGCGGCGTTGGCAAAAGTGCTGAAAGACCTTCCTGAAACAGCCCCGTATCGTCAGGAATATGCCGACCGTTTCCGAACGATGGCCCGGGCTGTGGCTGCCTGCCAGCAACCGCAAGGCTACTGGACGCGCAGCATGCTCGACCCCGAACATGCTCCCGGCCCGGAGACCAGCGGGACGGCTTTCTTCACTTATGGCCTGCTATGGGGGATGAACAACGGGCTTTTGGACGAGGGCACCTATCGTCCTGTAGTGATGAAAGCGTGGCAATATCTCACAGCCGTAGCCTTGCAGCCCGATGGACGTGTGGGGTATGTGCAGCCAATCGGCGAAAAAGCCATTCCCGGGCAAGTGGTAAATGCTGATTCCACCGCAAATTTCGGTGTGGGAGCCTTTTTGCTGGCTGCCTGTGAGATGGTTCGTTTCCTGAATCGCTGA